Proteins from a genomic interval of Oryctolagus cuniculus chromosome 8, mOryCun1.1, whole genome shotgun sequence:
- the LOC138843384 gene encoding peroxiredoxin-6-like codes for MPGGLLLGDEAPNFEANTTIGRIRFHDFLGDSWGILFSHPRDFTPVCTTELGRAAKLAPEFAKRNVKLIALSVDSVEDHLAWSKDINAYNGDLPTEKLPFPIIDDKNRDLAILLGMLDPAERDEKNMPVTARVVFVFGPDKKLKLSILYPATTGRNFDEILRVVKSLQLTAEKRVATPVDWKDGDSVMVLPTIPEEEAKTLFPKGVFTKELPSGKKYLRYTPQP; via the coding sequence ATGCCCGGAGGTCTCCTTCTCGGGGACGAGGCGCCCAACTTCGAGGCCAACACCACCATCGGCCGCATCCGTTTCCACGACTTTCTGGGAGACTCATGGGGCATCCTCTTCTCCCACCCTCGGGACTTCACCCCAGTTTGCACCACGGAACTCGGCCGAGCTGCAAAGCTGGCACCAGAATTTGCCAAGAGGAATGTGAAGTTGATCGCCCTGTCCGTAGACAGTGTTGAGGACCATCTTGCCTGGAGCAAGGATATCAATGCTTACAATGGAGATTTGCCCACAGAAAAGCTGCCTTTTCCCATCATTGACGATAAGAATCGGGACCTTGCCATCCTGCTGGGCATGCTGGACCCAGCAGAGAGGGATGAGAAGAACATGCCTGTGACAGCTCGTGTGGTGTTCGTCTTCGGGCCTGATAAGAAACTGAAGTTGTCTATCCTCTACCCGGCCACCACTGGCAGGAACTTTGATGAGATTCTGAGAGTAGTGAAGTCTCTCCAGCTGACAGCAGAAAAGAGAGTCGCCACCCCCGTGGATTGGAAGGATGGAGACAGTGTGATGGTCCTTCCAACCATCCCTGAAGAGGAAGCCAAAACACTCTTCCCCAAAGGAGTCTTCACCAAAGAGCTCCCATCCGGCAAGAAGTACCTCCGCTACACTCCCCAGCCTTAA